In a genomic window of Trueperaceae bacterium:
- a CDS encoding site-2 protease family protein yields the protein MFLRLISQPSILVIAAIVMLMALIFHNIVQALVAERLGDRSPRLAGFAAFEPQRQLDPFGVLFLLLLGFGWPRSVPVNSRNYRGRGRAEAWVWLAGIGAYLVVAFVSLLLAALFRSLNSPVLDLAFEVAASYSLLHAVVNLFPLLPLDMGRAALAWGHPDVRRVIMQVAQFGVLGFMVFFFVLSATGVIPRLMRFFELLFSRIIGLIPGL from the coding sequence ATGTTCTTGAGGCTCATCAGCCAACCCAGCATCCTGGTCATCGCAGCCATCGTCATGCTGATGGCGCTGATCTTCCACAACATCGTGCAGGCGCTCGTGGCCGAGCGGTTGGGCGACCGCAGCCCGCGCCTGGCCGGCTTCGCCGCCTTCGAGCCGCAACGCCAGCTCGACCCGTTCGGGGTCCTGTTCCTGCTGCTGCTCGGCTTCGGGTGGCCCAGGTCGGTTCCCGTCAACTCCCGCAACTACCGCGGCCGCGGCAGGGCGGAGGCGTGGGTGTGGCTCGCCGGCATCGGCGCCTACCTTGTCGTCGCCTTCGTGAGCCTCCTCCTCGCCGCCCTCTTCCGCTCGCTCAACAGCCCAGTGCTCGACCTCGCCTTCGAGGTGGCCGCCAGCTACTCGCTCCTGCACGCGGTGGTGAACCTCTTCCCGCTACTGCCGCTCGACATGGGGCGGGCCGCCCTGGCGTGGGGTCACCCCGACGTGCGCCGCGTCATCATGCAGGTGGCGCAGTTCGGCGTGCTCGGCTTCATGGTCTTCTTCTTCGTGCTGAGCGCCACCGGCGTCATCCCGCGACTCATGCGGTTCTTCGAGCTGCTGTTCTCCCGCATCATCGGCCTGATCCCCGGGCTCTGA